One window of the Actinomycetota bacterium genome contains the following:
- a CDS encoding peptidoglycan DD-metalloendopeptidase family protein — protein sequence MRLKKTALQPAIVLAMVLSSISSAQPASALTLPEIRTKISAVRAQMSVISRRLDVATTKLELAEKAAAAHRGALRAASGRHTFLRQAISHRAAELYIMGVEDNAPALTIGGDLAGAIDRMSYLEQVRMGEQELLEEVQALRARSRVQSAALRSAVKRATAGRNEMSARRKELNAKLAELTKLQALVKKFGARLGARASRSGGRGFLCPVGGPVSVSNDWGDARRGGPHAGNDIRANSGQPVRAAMPARVVDTPTGNWMGLGIIIRDSGGDEWWYAHLSSRSVRVGQSVQMGEFMGRVGCTGNCSGPHLHFEWHPNGGNPVNPYRILSAAC from the coding sequence ATGAGACTAAAAAAGACGGCACTACAGCCGGCCATCGTTCTTGCGATGGTCCTGTCGAGCATTTCAAGCGCCCAGCCCGCGAGCGCGCTCACCCTCCCCGAGATCCGCACCAAGATCTCCGCGGTGCGCGCGCAGATGAGCGTGATCAGCCGACGCCTCGACGTTGCAACCACAAAGCTCGAACTCGCCGAGAAGGCCGCAGCCGCGCACCGTGGGGCCTTGCGAGCCGCCTCCGGCCGCCACACGTTCCTGCGCCAAGCAATCAGCCATCGCGCCGCCGAGCTATACATCATGGGCGTCGAGGACAACGCCCCCGCCCTGACCATCGGCGGAGACCTCGCCGGTGCGATCGATCGCATGAGTTACCTCGAGCAGGTCCGGATGGGCGAGCAGGAACTCCTCGAAGAAGTCCAGGCGCTTCGCGCTCGGTCGAGGGTCCAGTCCGCCGCTCTGCGGTCGGCAGTCAAGCGCGCCACGGCCGGCCGCAACGAGATGAGCGCGCGCCGCAAGGAACTCAACGCGAAACTCGCGGAGCTGACGAAGCTGCAGGCGCTGGTCAAGAAGTTCGGCGCGCGCTTGGGCGCGCGCGCATCGCGATCCGGTGGTCGCGGATTCCTGTGTCCGGTCGGCGGTCCCGTATCGGTTTCCAACGACTGGGGCGACGCCCGGCGCGGCGGTCCGCACGCGGGGAACGACATTCGCGCCAACAGCGGTCAGCCCGTACGAGCAGCGATGCCTGCGCGCGTGGTGGACACCCCGACCGGCAACTGGATGGGCCTTGGAATCATCATCCGCGACTCCGGTGGAGACGAGTGGTGGTACGCGCACTTGTCCAGCCGTTCGGTCAGAGTCGGCCAGTCGGTTCAGATGGGCGAGTTCATGGGTCGAGTCGGGTGTACGGGGAACTGCTCGGGTCCGCACCTGCACTTCGAGTGGCACCCCAACGGCGGCAACCCGGTCAACCCGTACCGGATCCTCAGCGCCGCCTGCTAG